GCTTGATGGCCTGCGTCAGGCGCTGGGCGGCCAGCGGCTCGCGCGCCCAGTGCTGCCAGTACAGCACCACATCGACCGGATGGCCGGGCAGGACTTCCTGCAGCGGCGCCCGCCCGGTGCGCGCCTGCAGCAGCAGATCGTGCATCATGCCCCAGCCCAGGCCGAGTTCCAGCGCCAGCTCGAAGGCATCGACCGCCGGGACGAAGTGGCGCGGATACAGCGCACCCTGCAAGTTGAAATGCTGCGCCAGCCAGGCGTCCTGCAGCGCGTCCTTGCGGTTGAAGATCACTGCCGGGCTGCGCAGCATGAGGTGAGGCAGGGCGGCGCCCCACTCGGCAACCAGCGCCGGCGCGGCCACGCAGCGGTAGCGCATGATGCCCAGCGGCTCGGCCACGCAGCCGCGCATGGCCTGCGCCAGCGTGGTGACGCAGCCGACCACATCGCCGCTCTTGAGCGCGTCATGGGTGTGGTCCTGGTCATCGACCACCACGTCGAGCAGCAGGCGGTGCTGTTGCACGGCGGGCGCCACGCCCGGCAGGAACCAACTGGTCAGCGAATCGGCATTCACCGCCACGCTCAGGGTCTGCATGCGCGCCGTGTCAGCGCCCGCGCCCGGCAGGCCGGCCATCAGGTCGGCTTCCATCAGCCGCAACTGCTTGACATGCGCCAGCAAAGCCTGGCCGGCCGGGGTGGCGGCTACCCGCTTGCCGCGCACCAGCAGCCGCTGACCGAGCGCCGCCTCCAGCGACTTGATGCGCAAGGACACCGCTGCGAGCGTCACGCTCAGCGCCTTGGCGGCCGCGCCAAAACTGCCGCCTTCAATGACGGCGGCCAGTGCTTCGAGTTGCCTTGCATCCAGCATGGAACCTGCTTTAGTTTTTATTGAGTAAAGCTAATTTTAGTTAATTCTATTTAATTCATCGGCGAGAGTCGCGACACTGGCAGGGCGTCTGCAGCAAGGCAGGCGCTTTGATCTTTTGCCATTCACCCTGACGCGTGCCTCCCATGAACCTCTTCACCGCTCCGGCTTTCTTCGCTGGCCTGGCTTTAAGCCTGTCGCTCATCATGGCCATCGGGCCGCAAAACGCCCATGTCATGCGCATGGGGCTGCGGCGCGAGCACCTGTGGCTGACGGTGGCGATTTGCGTGGTGACCGATGTGTCGCTGATCGCCGTCGGCGTGGGCGGGCTGGCGCAACTGGGCGGCCTGTCGGGCAAGCTGCTGGGCGCGCTGACGGGCGCTGGCGCCGTGTTGCTGTTCATGTACGGCGCGCAGGCGATGCAGCGCTTTGTCCGGCCGGCGCCGCTGGCCGTACCGGGCGCAGGGCCTGAGGCGGCGCCAGGCATGTCGCGCCGCCGCGCCATCGGCCTGGCCGTCGCCATGTCCTGGCTCAATCCGCATGCCTGGCTGGACACCGCCGTGCTGATGGGCACCGCCTCGCTGGCCTACGCGCGGCCCGACAACGCGGTGTTTGGGCTGGGCGCGGCCGCCGGTTCGCTGCTGTGGTTCAGCGCCCTCGGCCTGGCGATGTGGAGCCTGGGCAGCCGCCTGAACGCGCCGTGGGTCTGGCGCGCGCTCGATGGCTTGGTGGCGCTGATGATGTGGGGCACCGGCGCGTGGCTGCTGGCCGGGCTGGTTTAGGTCAATGCCTCAGGCTGCGGTCAGCAATAACTTCCCGTCCGTCATTCCCGCGAAGGCGGGAATCCAGCAACACGGGCTGAAACGCTCCAACGAGTCTGGATACCCGCCTTCGCGGGTATGACGCAGGGAAGTTATCGATTTGCCAGATACTTACTGCCGCCAGAACTCCGGCTGGCTGTAGTGGTGCTTCAGGAAATCGATCCACAGCCGCACCCGCAACGGCAGATGCTTGCGCTGCGGAAACACGGCGTAAATGCCGTTGGCCGGCGCGGCAAAGTCTTCCAGCACCGCCACCAGCCGGCCGGCGGCGATTTCGGACTCGACTTCCCAGGTGCTGCGCCAAGCAATGCCGTAGCCCGCCAGGCACCAGTCGTGCAGCACCTGCCCGTCGGAGCAGTCGAGCGGGCCTCCGGGTTTCAGATAAACCAGTTCGCCGGCCACATGAAACGCCCAGCCGCGCGTCTGCGAGGCTTCGCTGGACAGCGTGAGGCAGTCGAATTTGGCCAGTTCGGCGGGGTGCTGCGGCGTGCCATGCTGCTTTAAATAGCGCGGCGTGGCCACGCACAGCCGCCGGTTGTCGGCCAACCGGACGCTGACCAGCGACGAGTCGGGCAGGTCGCCGACGCGCACCGCGCAGTCAAAGCCTTCGCCGGCCAGATCGACCACCCGGTCGCCCAGGTTCAGCGTGATGGTCACGTCGGCATGCTGCTCGCGGAATGTGGCCACCAGCGGCGCGACATGGCGCCGGCCAAAGCCAGCCGGCGCGGTGATGCGCAGGTGGCCGCTGGCCTTGACGCCGCCGGCCGACACGCTGGCCTCGGCATTGGCCAGGTCGGCCAGCAGGCGCTGGCAGTCTTCGAGGAAAGCGCTGCCCTCGTGCGTCAGCGTGATGCGCCGCGTGGTGCGCACCAAGAGCTTGACGCCCAGGCGCTCCTCCAGCGCATCGAGCCTGCGCCCCATGATGGCTGGCGCCACGCCCTCGGCCAGCGCCGCCGCCGTCAGGCTGCCGCGCGCGACCACGGAGACAAAGGATTCGAGCTGCTTGAGTTTGGCCATGGACGCAGATTATGGGGCTGGGGCGGCCTCGCTCCTGACCAGGGCTCAGGCCTGGTGATAGCGCAGCTTCATCACCAAAATGGCCAGCGCCAGGACCAGGGTGATGCAATTGGCCACGACGATGGGCCAGGCGTCCATCAGCAAACCATAGACGGTCCAGCACAGCACGCCGACGGTGAACGCGCTGTACATGCCCAGCGAAATGCCGCGCACGTCCCGGGTATGAAAGGTGTGCCAGGCCTGGGGTACAAAGCTGGCCGTGGTGAGGGTGGCGGCGCAGTAGCCAATCAAATCGGTAAGCAGCATGATTTCTGGAGGTGGACGGGGAAGCTAACTGTAGGCGTTATTGAACGGATAAAACATTGCCGAAGCGCCCCGTTTTTCACCATTGCGTGAGCGAGAGCGCTTGCGATGCGCCTTGCAGCGCGGGCGAGACCGGGCTGTGGATCACCCAGGTGGGGATGGCCTGCAAATAGGGCTTGAAGCGGCCCTTGTCCTCAAAGCGGGCGCGAAACGGCGAGGCTTCAAAGCGCTCGCCCATGCGCGGCACGATGCCGCCGCCGATGTAAATCCCGCCGCGTGCGCCCAGCGTCAGCGCCAGGTCGCCCGCCACGCTGCCCAGAAAGCCGCAAAACATGTCGAGTGCCTGGTTGGCGGTGGACAGGGGCACGTCCCGCGCGCGCGCCATCACGTCCGCCGGGGTGGTGATCTCGCGGCCCTGGCCGTCCTTGAGGTCGCACAGCGCGTGGTACAGATCGACCAGGCCCGCGCCTGAAATCACGCGTTCCGCCGACACATGGCCATAGCGCTTTTGCAACTGCTCGATGGCTGCGAATTCCAGGGCCGTGGCGGCGCTCAGGCTCACATGGCCACCTTCCCCTGCAATCGGAATCCACTTGTTCTGGTGGCCCAGCGGCAACAGGCCCGACACGCCCAGTCCGGTGCCCGCACCGATCAGGCCGATGGCCGCGTCGGGCGC
This DNA window, taken from Polaromonas hydrogenivorans, encodes the following:
- a CDS encoding HTH-type transcriptional regulator ArgP, translating into MLDARQLEALAAVIEGGSFGAAAKALSVTLAAVSLRIKSLEAALGQRLLVRGKRVAATPAGQALLAHVKQLRLMEADLMAGLPGAGADTARMQTLSVAVNADSLTSWFLPGVAPAVQQHRLLLDVVVDDQDHTHDALKSGDVVGCVTTLAQAMRGCVAEPLGIMRYRCVAAPALVAEWGAALPHLMLRSPAVIFNRKDALQDAWLAQHFNLQGALYPRHFVPAVDAFELALELGLGWGMMHDLLLQARTGRAPLQEVLPGHPVDVVLYWQHWAREPLAAQRLTQAIKRAARDGLLQG
- a CDS encoding LysE/ArgO family amino acid transporter, whose product is MNLFTAPAFFAGLALSLSLIMAIGPQNAHVMRMGLRREHLWLTVAICVVTDVSLIAVGVGGLAQLGGLSGKLLGALTGAGAVLLFMYGAQAMQRFVRPAPLAVPGAGPEAAPGMSRRRAIGLAVAMSWLNPHAWLDTAVLMGTASLAYARPDNAVFGLGAAAGSLLWFSALGLAMWSLGSRLNAPWVWRALDGLVALMMWGTGAWLLAGLV
- a CDS encoding LysR family transcriptional regulator; the protein is MAKLKQLESFVSVVARGSLTAAALAEGVAPAIMGRRLDALEERLGVKLLVRTTRRITLTHEGSAFLEDCQRLLADLANAEASVSAGGVKASGHLRITAPAGFGRRHVAPLVATFREQHADVTITLNLGDRVVDLAGEGFDCAVRVGDLPDSSLVSVRLADNRRLCVATPRYLKQHGTPQHPAELAKFDCLTLSSEASQTRGWAFHVAGELVYLKPGGPLDCSDGQVLHDWCLAGYGIAWRSTWEVESEIAAGRLVAVLEDFAAPANGIYAVFPQRKHLPLRVRLWIDFLKHHYSQPEFWRQ
- a CDS encoding SemiSWEET transporter, encoding MLLTDLIGYCAATLTTASFVPQAWHTFHTRDVRGISLGMYSAFTVGVLCWTVYGLLMDAWPIVVANCITLVLALAILVMKLRYHQA
- a CDS encoding glucokinase — translated: MFESRNPDIASPAPYPRWLGDIGGTNARFGWQASESAAISHVQVLPCAEHASLLEAAQSYLREQGLSAPPCAAFGIANPVTGDQVAMTNHHWKFSVSALREGLGLARFLLLNDFTALALSLPQLPEAHRRAVGGGQAAPDAAIGLIGAGTGLGVSGLLPLGHQNKWIPIAGEGGHVSLSAATALEFAAIEQLQKRYGHVSAERVISGAGLVDLYHALCDLKDGQGREITTPADVMARARDVPLSTANQALDMFCGFLGSVAGDLALTLGARGGIYIGGGIVPRMGERFEASPFRARFEDKGRFKPYLQAIPTWVIHSPVSPALQGASQALSLTQW